Proteins encoded within one genomic window of Eleutherodactylus coqui strain aEleCoq1 chromosome 1, aEleCoq1.hap1, whole genome shotgun sequence:
- the LOC136628390 gene encoding uncharacterized protein, giving the protein MDPSQRAPPGGQASLFAGLADGAPGASSPFMFSEADATKILSEVSVDTSFLCTPSAAVLQKQFESERKHMISYNLHLATLHEYYQARRIPRGLRSSMRPTLLADNSSFCAKFEGILNKCSFDLMLLNIEYLCSEVKRSREIIGDIESQLKQQMGETDWLPYSTKMDALLRKYQEDIESTKRMKWYRDAEDYKNNKVYKWQYSRGHFSSNPNPRRNQRRGRMGGQKRKGEFGFTSVGSDSTDDSSRPVTERNPNIARFLGHRPPSKSRINLHNRVESGEEGASTTERGKETMQTRATTRRLP; this is encoded by the coding sequence ATGGATCCATCACAGCGTGCACCCCCAGGGGGACAAGCCTCATTATTTGCGGGCCTGGCTGATGGTGCACCAGGAGCCTCCTCTCCATTTATGTTTTCAGAAGCAGATGCAACAAAAATTCTGTCTGAAGTGTCTGTTGATACCTCATTCCTGTGTACTCCTTCTGCGGCTGTCTTACAGAAACAGTTTGAATCAGAACGAAAGCACATGATATCTTACAATCTCCACCTGGCCACCTTACACGAGTATTACCAGGCAAGGAGGATCCCACGAGGTTTGCGCTCGAGTATGAGACCCACATTACTTGCGGACAACTCGAGCTTCTGTGCTAAGTTTGAGGGTATTTTAAATAAATGCTCATTCGATCTGATGTTACTTAACATTGAATATTTATGTTCAGAAGTTAAAAGGAGTCGAGAGATTATTGGAGATATCGAATCCCAATTAAAACAACAGATGGGTGAAACCGACTGGCTACCCTACTCAACAAAGATGGATGCTCTACTGAGAAAATATCAGGAGGACATAGAGTCAACTAAAAGGATGAAGTGGTACCGCGACGCGGAGGATTACAAAAATAACAAGGTTTATAAATGGCAATATTCACGTGGGCATTTTTCTTCCAATCCCAATCCTAGGAGAAACCAACGTCGTGGACGGATGGGTGGACAAAAACGTAAAGGCGAATTCGGGTTCACATCTGTTGGATCCGACTCAACTGACGATTCATCAAGACCTGTTACGGAGAGAAATCCGAATATCGCACGTTTTTTAGGTCATCGCCCGCCGTCGAAATCACGAATAAATCTACACAACAGGGTGGAATCCGGAGAGGAGGGCGCAAGCACAACAGAGCGAGGAAAAGAGACTATGCAGACCCGAGCAACCACCAGGAGACTCCCGTAA